In Treponema vincentii, a single window of DNA contains:
- a CDS encoding alpha-amylase family glycosyl hydrolase: protein MQKVYADSFLQTMEFHIHRDVRTKCHFSKTLFSSTGNVIIRNINDIYVFTFQYNEVVESGAFGMPVRAEQYLKAGQLNAMGLIDEIFHYMCRLYRRDVRADFFSSGYDFVQAELAKEHLPDLDDLLLEFCAEFPPAEVYGGAMTVEDWFRNIDPVSGIENKYRAFEELILCKLANENPAFQPFYPLFTDEQLSAHPSYNCFWDSIRDWSFRNEVFGPEKVDLISLLKAPVSYAPFSLKGQLEYIKKHWLDLLGEFIGRLLTSQDILSEEEKSAWQGGGGGGTHDAYHFEELTQEYERFTADRDWMPNVVMIAKSTLVWLDQLSKKYQRAITRLDQIPDEELNFLAEAGFNALWLIGVWERSPASARIKQICGNQEAAASAYSLTDYEIAGDIGGWEALENLRSRTGALGIRLAADMVPNHTGIDSKWVMERPDLFMQTRESPFPSYNFDGENLSRDSRIGIYLENHYYSKTDCAVVFKRVDHHTGDTRYIYHGNDGTGLPWNDTAQIDFLNPEAREEVIRKILHVARNFPIIRFDAAMVLAKKHIRRLWYPEPGRGGDIASRSRFALSTEEFQKRLPEEFWREVVDRCAVEAPDTLLLAEAFWMMEGYFVRTLGMHRVYNSAFMNMLKREDNAQYRLTIKNTLEFDPQILKRYVNFMNNPDEETAVAQFGRDDKYFGVCTMLVAMPGLPMFGHGQIEGFEEKYGMEYRRAYYNEQVNTGLVERHQREIFPLMRQRRLFSGVENFLLYDFRTDGQVNENVFAWSNVYGDSRSLILYNNKYEQTAGWINMSVAYAVKGSGDEKQLVQRTLAQGLLLTITSSRFVIFQEQHSKLWFIRKNSEIAERGLFAVLNGFETQVFLNIYEVTDTQDEQYRQLYEKLNGNGIADVGMGINEIKFKKLYDALAACISKEMLQDCIQLVKDCKHTESPHETESKIHSFINKLEPLAVTFLTALEETYRSEQTAQFLEEKVPTVKTSIKQLSTLFKARMYRLLLSASGLLIREMPLTAMTPAVTVFIHKMCGTASQLFVSFGSVFLMSVEDIAIYYKMEENIGRLYAFLHLEEKLTALVRSRGFDIDPIENKADTVKYLYYVHNARGKKPIRRTGIVSRMVQDPNVIIRLGIHEWDGIKWFNREAAELLADDMAAMLFLSAARPVKQVECMKKTVDSVEKYCRFDAEFSAAIHRSGYQVDRYLKLFAGTLK, encoded by the coding sequence ATGCAAAAAGTGTATGCCGATAGCTTTCTCCAAACTATGGAATTCCATATCCATCGCGATGTACGTACAAAATGCCATTTTTCAAAAACACTCTTTTCATCGACCGGAAACGTCATAATACGAAATATTAATGATATTTATGTGTTTACTTTCCAGTATAACGAGGTCGTGGAATCAGGTGCATTCGGGATGCCGGTACGTGCCGAGCAGTATTTAAAAGCAGGTCAGCTGAATGCGATGGGGTTGATTGATGAAATATTCCATTATATGTGTCGACTGTACCGGCGGGATGTACGCGCTGATTTTTTTAGCAGTGGGTATGACTTTGTGCAAGCGGAGCTTGCAAAGGAACACTTGCCCGACCTCGATGATTTATTACTCGAATTTTGTGCCGAATTTCCTCCTGCGGAAGTTTACGGCGGGGCAATGACTGTCGAAGATTGGTTCCGCAATATCGATCCGGTATCGGGCATTGAAAATAAATACCGTGCGTTTGAAGAATTGATTCTTTGTAAGCTTGCAAATGAAAATCCTGCATTCCAACCTTTTTATCCTCTTTTTACCGATGAACAGCTGTCGGCACACCCTTCATACAACTGTTTCTGGGACAGCATTCGCGACTGGTCGTTCCGGAACGAGGTATTCGGTCCTGAAAAAGTTGATCTGATTTCGCTGCTTAAAGCTCCCGTTTCTTATGCGCCGTTCAGTTTGAAAGGACAGCTTGAATATATCAAAAAGCATTGGCTTGATTTGCTTGGCGAATTTATCGGCAGACTCTTAACAAGTCAGGATATCCTTTCAGAAGAGGAGAAATCTGCATGGCAGGGCGGCGGTGGAGGCGGCACGCATGATGCCTATCATTTTGAAGAACTGACACAGGAATATGAACGGTTCACTGCCGACCGTGACTGGATGCCGAATGTCGTAATGATTGCAAAAAGCACGCTGGTGTGGCTGGACCAACTTAGTAAAAAGTATCAGCGGGCTATCACTCGCCTTGATCAAATTCCCGATGAGGAGCTTAATTTTCTTGCAGAAGCGGGCTTTAATGCGTTGTGGCTTATCGGAGTATGGGAACGTTCCCCTGCAAGTGCGCGGATTAAGCAGATATGCGGGAACCAAGAGGCGGCAGCGAGCGCCTACAGTTTGACGGATTATGAGATAGCCGGAGATATCGGCGGATGGGAAGCGCTCGAAAATCTGCGTAGTCGCACCGGCGCGCTGGGCATTCGGCTTGCTGCCGATATGGTGCCGAATCATACCGGCATAGATTCAAAGTGGGTGATGGAGCGGCCGGATCTTTTTATGCAAACTCGCGAAAGTCCGTTTCCGAGCTATAATTTTGACGGGGAAAACCTTTCCCGTGATTCCCGTATCGGGATTTACCTGGAAAATCATTACTATTCCAAAACGGATTGCGCAGTGGTGTTTAAACGGGTTGATCACCATACCGGCGATACCCGATACATTTATCACGGGAATGATGGTACGGGGCTGCCGTGGAACGACACCGCTCAAATTGACTTTCTCAATCCTGAAGCCCGCGAGGAGGTTATTCGGAAAATTTTGCACGTTGCTCGGAATTTCCCGATTATTCGATTTGATGCGGCGATGGTGCTGGCAAAGAAGCACATCCGACGGCTGTGGTATCCCGAGCCGGGAAGAGGAGGAGATATTGCGAGCCGTTCCCGCTTTGCGCTTTCTACGGAGGAGTTTCAAAAGCGGCTCCCCGAAGAATTTTGGCGCGAGGTAGTAGACCGCTGTGCGGTTGAAGCTCCCGATACCCTTTTATTAGCCGAAGCCTTTTGGATGATGGAAGGGTATTTTGTCCGCACACTCGGAATGCACCGCGTCTATAATTCCGCATTTATGAATATGCTCAAGCGGGAGGATAACGCCCAGTATCGGCTGACTATCAAGAATACCCTCGAGTTTGACCCGCAAATATTAAAGCGCTATGTCAATTTTATGAACAATCCTGATGAGGAAACCGCCGTTGCACAGTTCGGTCGAGATGATAAGTACTTCGGCGTCTGTACCATGTTGGTTGCAATGCCGGGACTGCCGATGTTCGGACACGGGCAAATTGAAGGCTTTGAAGAAAAATACGGTATGGAATACCGTCGTGCGTATTATAATGAGCAGGTGAACACCGGCCTCGTAGAGCGGCACCAACGGGAAATTTTCCCACTGATGAGGCAGCGTCGTTTGTTCTCCGGCGTAGAAAATTTCCTACTCTATGATTTCCGGACAGATGGGCAGGTGAACGAGAATGTCTTTGCGTGGTCTAATGTGTACGGCGATTCCCGCTCCCTCATCCTCTACAACAACAAATATGAACAGACTGCAGGCTGGATTAATATGTCCGTCGCTTATGCCGTTAAAGGTTCCGGTGATGAAAAACAGTTGGTACAGCGGACGCTTGCACAAGGGTTACTGCTGACAATTACCTCGAGCCGGTTTGTCATTTTTCAGGAGCAACATTCAAAATTATGGTTTATCAGAAAAAACAGCGAGATTGCGGAGCGCGGTTTGTTCGCCGTTCTAAATGGTTTTGAAACGCAAGTATTTTTGAACATCTATGAGGTAACCGACACTCAAGATGAGCAATATCGGCAACTGTACGAAAAGCTTAACGGCAACGGTATTGCCGATGTTGGGATGGGAATCAATGAGATCAAGTTTAAGAAGCTCTATGATGCACTCGCTGCGTGTATATCAAAAGAGATGTTGCAAGACTGTATTCAACTGGTAAAGGATTGTAAGCATACTGAAAGTCCGCATGAAACAGAGTCAAAAATACATTCGTTTATCAACAAGCTTGAACCGTTAGCCGTCACTTTTTTGACTGCTTTAGAAGAAACGTATCGCAGCGAGCAAACTGCACAATTCCTCGAAGAGAAAGTGCCGACAGTTAAAACATCCATAAAGCAGTTGTCAACTCTGTTCAAGGCACGTATGTACCGCCTCCTCCTATCGGCTTCCGGTTTGCTGATACGAGAAATGCCGTTGACTGCGATGACCCCTGCCGTAACCGTATTTATTCACAAAATGTGTGGAACGGCTTCGCAGCTTTTTGTATCGTTCGGTTCGGTGTTCCTTATGTCGGTTGAAGATATTGCCATTTATTACAAGATGGAAGAAAATATCGGAAGGCTCTACGCCTTTCTACACCTCGAAGAAAAACTTACAGCATTGGTTCGTTCAAGAGGATTTGATATCGATCCTATTGAAAATAAAGCTGATACGGTGAAGTACCTCTATTATGTGCACAATGCCCGTGGAAAGAAACCTATCCGCAGAACCG
- a CDS encoding fructose bisphosphate aldolase, with protein sequence MDKQKIERMHTGKGFIAALDQSGGSTPKALAGYGIGKDAYSNEKEMFDMVHAMRTRIITSKEFDKKHILGAILFEQTMDRDIEGIPTADYLWDKRGVLPFLKVDKGLADLAEGVQLMKPMPDLEALLQRAVQKHIFGTKMRSVIKEANPAGIKKVIDQQFEIGLQIAKHGLVPIIEPEVDIHSPDKSKCEDILKKEIREHIAKLPKDVLIMLKLSIPTQADLYKEFIDNPQVVRVVALSGGYSREEANALLAKNHGMIASFSRALAEDLRAQQSQEEFDKTLAAAIKSIYDASIT encoded by the coding sequence ATGGACAAGCAAAAAATAGAACGGATGCACACCGGAAAGGGATTCATCGCGGCTTTGGATCAGAGTGGTGGCAGTACGCCTAAGGCTCTGGCCGGATACGGTATCGGAAAAGACGCCTATTCAAATGAAAAAGAGATGTTTGATATGGTGCATGCCATGCGCACGCGGATTATCACCAGTAAAGAATTCGACAAAAAGCATATACTCGGTGCTATCCTTTTTGAGCAAACAATGGATCGTGATATAGAGGGTATTCCTACGGCAGACTATCTGTGGGATAAGCGCGGCGTTTTACCGTTTCTAAAGGTTGATAAAGGACTTGCAGACTTAGCCGAAGGTGTTCAGCTGATGAAGCCGATGCCCGATTTGGAAGCATTGCTGCAACGTGCCGTACAGAAGCATATCTTCGGGACAAAGATGCGCTCGGTTATAAAGGAAGCAAATCCTGCCGGTATCAAAAAAGTTATCGATCAGCAGTTTGAAATCGGTCTGCAAATTGCAAAGCACGGATTAGTACCGATTATCGAACCGGAAGTAGATATTCACAGCCCCGATAAATCAAAGTGTGAAGATATCCTAAAAAAAGAAATTCGCGAACACATTGCAAAATTGCCGAAGGATGTGTTGATTATGCTCAAGCTGAGCATCCCGACACAGGCAGACCTGTACAAAGAATTTATCGACAATCCGCAAGTTGTACGCGTTGTCGCACTTTCGGGCGGGTACAGTAGAGAGGAAGCCAATGCGTTGCTGGCAAAAAACCACGGTATGATCGCCAGCTTCTCCCGTGCCCTCGCAGAAGATTTACGTGCACAGCAGTCGCAAGAAGAATTCGACAAAACCCTTGCCGCTGCAATTAAGAGCATTTACGACGCTTCGATTACATAG
- a CDS encoding FAD:protein FMN transferase, with product MKKHSFFFLLALLLVSCRPDIRKEGRTVFALGTVCSIQLFTEKPQTEVELVLQTCIRRLEELERHLSANAESSTLIDINKASGVSAVNVPADIYPLFARAVFFAEKTDGAFNPAIGGVVKLWNIGFENARKPEDRDIQVALSRTDYKDVQLAGTAVFLKKEGMKLDLGAIAKGFAADELTRIVKQAGIMHAVIDIGGTISAVGVRPDGKRWNIGIRDPRIRQGQPIISAPIENRSISTSGSYERYFEQGGIRYHHIIDPATGYPVQSNMIAVSVFADSATDADALSTACFVLGYKKAVKLLDELPNTEALFIFDDNSVRTTGNLKKNIMILNSAFQFTDTESL from the coding sequence ATGAAAAAGCATAGTTTTTTTTTCTTGTTGGCGCTGCTGCTTGTCTCTTGTAGGCCTGACATCAGAAAGGAAGGCCGTACTGTGTTTGCGCTCGGAACCGTATGCAGTATCCAACTGTTTACCGAAAAGCCTCAGACGGAAGTTGAATTGGTACTGCAGACATGCATTCGTCGGCTTGAAGAATTGGAGCGACATTTAAGTGCAAATGCCGAATCCTCCACGCTTATCGATATCAATAAGGCGTCTGGCGTGTCTGCGGTTAATGTACCGGCGGATATATACCCGTTGTTTGCGCGCGCCGTATTTTTTGCCGAAAAGACGGACGGCGCATTTAATCCCGCTATCGGCGGCGTGGTCAAGCTCTGGAATATCGGTTTTGAAAATGCACGGAAGCCGGAAGATCGGGATATTCAGGTGGCGCTTTCCCGCACCGATTACAAGGATGTACAGCTGGCCGGTACGGCGGTCTTTCTTAAGAAAGAAGGAATGAAGCTTGACTTAGGGGCGATTGCAAAAGGATTCGCTGCCGACGAGCTTACCCGTATTGTAAAGCAGGCTGGGATTATGCACGCTGTGATCGATATCGGTGGTACGATTTCTGCTGTGGGTGTTCGACCGGATGGAAAGCGCTGGAATATCGGTATCCGCGATCCGCGTATCCGGCAGGGACAGCCGATTATCTCCGCCCCGATTGAAAACCGCAGTATTTCCACCTCCGGTAGCTATGAGCGATATTTTGAGCAGGGCGGCATCCGTTATCATCATATTATCGATCCCGCAACGGGGTATCCGGTGCAGAGTAATATGATAGCAGTATCCGTTTTTGCCGATTCTGCAACCGATGCGGATGCTTTGTCGACGGCATGCTTTGTACTGGGGTATAAGAAAGCTGTCAAACTGCTTGACGAACTCCCCAATACGGAGGCGCTTTTTATCTTTGACGATAACAGCGTCCGTACGACAGGGAATCTTAAAAAAAATATCATGATTTTAAATTCTGCATTCCAGTTTACAGATACGGAGTCACTATGA
- a CDS encoding TIGR03943 family putative permease subunit yields MKTIRQNTRLQAILQATTLFGFALYFTGAVISGAAYRYVHERHIPMLLFSAVVFFLIGMLKLKKVMQESHWRTSLFNNVYTGVLGYSGKDARSARAGVFSIVVFAVALVGMSASSGIAVRFSQFAYSNSLGGQPSPVSDPPFAADAFAAGEYSAAPPSDAVSDPASTVGVSGTSTTAGAEPNMKTADSGIVMDSDTFTQWLTELYTKPDAWVGKKITATGSVWKDGELFEKNEFALARMMMICCAADMQPVGILAQWSDVQTLIDGEWIEVSGTLSKKPYKNSFDPLIIVETIKKVNQPQREYIYP; encoded by the coding sequence ATGAAAACTATAAGACAAAATACCCGCTTGCAAGCTATTCTACAGGCGACAACTCTTTTCGGTTTCGCTTTGTATTTTACCGGTGCAGTTATTTCCGGGGCGGCATACCGCTATGTGCACGAACGGCATATACCCATGCTGTTGTTTTCAGCAGTGGTATTTTTTCTTATCGGTATGCTCAAGCTTAAGAAAGTGATGCAGGAATCGCATTGGCGTACTTCATTGTTTAATAATGTATATACCGGTGTTTTGGGTTATTCCGGAAAGGATGCTCGAAGCGCGCGTGCAGGTGTTTTCAGTATTGTCGTTTTTGCAGTTGCTTTGGTCGGCATGTCGGCCTCTTCGGGAATAGCGGTACGCTTTTCTCAATTTGCATATAGTAATTCGCTGGGCGGGCAGCCTTCGCCTGTTTCCGATCCGCCTTTTGCAGCCGATGCATTTGCTGCCGGAGAATATTCCGCCGCTCCACCGAGCGATGCTGTATCTGATCCTGCATCGACTGTTGGGGTTTCCGGTACGTCGACTACGGCCGGGGCGGAACCGAATATGAAGACTGCGGACAGTGGCATCGTCATGGATAGCGATACTTTTACGCAATGGCTCACAGAGTTGTATACAAAGCCTGATGCATGGGTTGGGAAGAAAATAACAGCGACAGGTTCAGTGTGGAAGGATGGAGAATTGTTTGAAAAGAATGAGTTCGCCTTAGCCCGTATGATGATGATATGCTGCGCTGCCGATATGCAGCCGGTTGGTATCCTTGCACAATGGAGCGATGTTCAGACACTTATCGACGGCGAATGGATTGAAGTTTCCGGTACGCTGTCGAAAAAGCCATATAAGAATAGTTTTGATCCGCTTATTATTGTAGAAACAATAAAAAAGGTAAATCAGCCGCAGCGAGAGTATATTTATCCGTAG
- a CDS encoding tetratricopeptide repeat protein, which produces MSAQQKMYNFIKRTMVIFAILICVSGATYAQEKADALKLYRTGRSLDSAGRTEEAKTSYMAAVDVCLAELRQNPRNMESYTVYTWSLFRLHRYRETVTVCNEALKIASDVRIIETLGEAYFYLNDYKESLRQMERYIDMAPTGERASVAYFYVGDIYRLTKRYQKADIAYSAAVHLEPSNSLWWYRLGLAREQTGYKQSARDAFQRALNIRKDYKEAAEGLARVQL; this is translated from the coding sequence ATGAGCGCACAACAGAAAATGTATAATTTTATAAAACGCACGATGGTGATCTTTGCGATATTAATATGCGTATCGGGAGCGACCTATGCACAAGAAAAGGCAGACGCACTGAAATTATACCGTACTGGCCGCAGCTTGGATAGTGCGGGAAGAACAGAGGAAGCAAAAACGTCATATATGGCGGCAGTCGATGTATGCCTTGCCGAACTCCGCCAAAACCCGCGCAATATGGAGTCCTACACCGTCTATACATGGTCACTATTCCGCCTTCATAGATACCGTGAGACGGTAACCGTTTGCAACGAGGCACTTAAAATCGCATCGGATGTGCGCATTATCGAAACATTAGGCGAGGCCTACTTTTATCTAAACGATTATAAAGAATCTCTCCGCCAAATGGAACGGTATATCGATATGGCTCCGACAGGAGAGCGCGCAAGCGTTGCCTACTTTTATGTCGGCGACATTTACCGCTTGACAAAACGTTATCAAAAAGCTGACATTGCCTACTCTGCAGCAGTGCATTTGGAACCGTCCAATTCGCTGTGGTGGTATCGGCTCGGTCTCGCCCGCGAACAGACAGGCTATAAACAAAGCGCGCGGGACGCATTCCAACGGGCACTTAATATACGGAAAGACTATAAAGAGGCGGCGGAAGGTCTCGCCCGTGTACAGCTTTAA
- a CDS encoding MetQ/NlpA family ABC transporter substrate-binding protein, with protein sequence MKKLLTFLLSAILCASLSVSCVKKEDSQNVLTVAASPEPHKALLELVTDDLAKENITLKVTEFTDYVTPNDAVETGEQFANFFQHVPYMDTFNKEHGYHLVSVGTVHIEPLALYSKKYGNLSEFKSGDTIAIPNDPTNEARALLLLESAHIITLREGAGLAATPQDITENPYNLQFKEIEAATLPRVLADVEGAIINGNYAIPAGLSAAKDGLLVEGKDSPYANVISVKQGNENDPRIKALIKALQSDKVRKYITEKYPNGEVVAAF encoded by the coding sequence ATGAAAAAACTACTCACATTTCTGCTTAGTGCAATTCTTTGCGCAAGCTTATCGGTTTCCTGCGTGAAAAAAGAAGACAGTCAAAATGTTTTAACTGTCGCTGCAAGTCCGGAACCCCATAAAGCACTCTTGGAGCTTGTAACGGATGACCTTGCAAAAGAAAATATTACGCTCAAGGTTACCGAGTTTACCGACTATGTAACCCCCAACGATGCGGTCGAAACGGGCGAACAATTCGCAAACTTCTTCCAACACGTTCCCTATATGGATACTTTTAATAAGGAGCATGGGTACCACCTAGTCAGTGTAGGAACCGTTCATATTGAACCGCTTGCGCTGTATTCAAAAAAATACGGGAACCTCTCCGAATTTAAAAGCGGCGATACCATTGCCATTCCAAATGACCCGACAAACGAAGCGCGTGCATTGTTATTGCTTGAGTCCGCACATATTATCACTTTGCGCGAGGGCGCAGGCTTAGCAGCTACCCCGCAAGACATTACTGAAAACCCCTACAACTTACAGTTTAAGGAAATTGAAGCAGCCACACTCCCGCGCGTGCTTGCAGATGTTGAAGGAGCCATTATCAACGGAAACTATGCTATTCCGGCAGGTCTTTCCGCAGCAAAAGATGGTCTGCTTGTTGAAGGAAAAGACTCCCCCTATGCCAACGTTATTTCGGTTAAACAGGGAAATGAGAACGATCCGCGCATCAAAGCATTGATAAAAGCGCTGCAAAGCGATAAAGTACGTAAGTATATTACGGAAAAATATCCTAACGGAGAAGTCGTCGCGGCATTCTAG
- a CDS encoding TatD family hydrolase gives MQIFDTHAHIGLLYNDPLAQLRAIQEAKRASVTRILSICNSLHDFYSVYETLKTEQSVYYAIGVSPSEVVAPGRDWAIQVEKGLQLPGVIAVGETGLDYYKKYGDQRSQIELFITQLEIASKAKKPVVIHNRNAGKDVLNILSERMPEAGGILHCYSEDAEFARLALKLPLYFSFAGNLTYRNARNLHETVQTLPLDRILVESESPFIPPAPYRKERNMPANTVATVEFMAKLLKMDIGTLAAQLWKNSCKAFNLPE, from the coding sequence ATGCAAATTTTTGATACCCATGCCCACATCGGATTGCTATACAACGATCCTCTTGCGCAGCTGCGCGCTATCCAAGAAGCCAAACGTGCATCCGTGACCAGGATACTCAGTATTTGTAACAGCCTGCATGACTTTTATTCGGTATATGAAACGCTCAAAACCGAACAGTCGGTGTATTATGCTATCGGCGTGTCTCCGTCAGAAGTGGTGGCACCGGGGAGAGACTGGGCTATTCAAGTTGAAAAAGGTCTTCAATTGCCCGGCGTTATTGCCGTCGGAGAAACAGGACTTGATTACTACAAAAAGTACGGGGATCAGCGTTCTCAGATTGAGCTGTTTATTACGCAGCTGGAGATTGCTTCAAAGGCAAAAAAACCGGTTGTTATCCATAATCGGAATGCAGGTAAGGATGTGTTGAATATCCTTTCCGAGCGGATGCCCGAAGCAGGCGGTATCCTGCATTGCTATTCCGAAGACGCCGAGTTTGCGCGGCTAGCACTAAAGCTGCCGCTCTATTTCTCGTTTGCGGGTAATCTTACATACCGGAATGCTCGTAATCTGCACGAAACGGTACAAACGCTGCCGCTTGACCGTATATTGGTTGAGTCCGAAAGCCCGTTTATACCGCCTGCACCGTATCGGAAAGAACGCAATATGCCGGCGAACACTGTTGCTACGGTTGAATTTATGGCCAAACTGTTAAAAATGGATATAGGAACATTGGCGGCTCAGTTGTGGAAGAATAGTTGTAAAGCATTTAATTTGCCGGAATGA
- the dusB gene encoding tRNA dihydrouridine synthase DusB produces MSELDVRELNTMETDSQLYRPVTIGNLTLPGNIFLAPVAGYSDRSFRSICVDWGADFTYTEMVSSEAYIRNSAKTEKLITRAHNERRYAVQIFGANPDFMAGTAVRIIERYHPECIDINAGCPMPKITKTGAGSALMRNPEKLYAVVKAVKDAVEQTGVAVPVTVKIRSGWSQTELTWKEAAIAAVEAGAAALTIHPRTCAQCYSGTADWDILAQLVQIMRGRVPVFGSGDLFSPQAAYDMLVSTGCIGVMFARGAMGNPFIFRQTRELLQTGAYSEITPADKIETAKKELMMLCEKAGEQTACREMRKRFAAYTKGIVGGAKLREQLVQASSIQDYERILKNFSLQAVYPHTDNNR; encoded by the coding sequence ATGAGTGAATTGGATGTGCGAGAATTAAATACAATGGAGACTGATAGCCAACTTTACCGGCCGGTAACGATAGGGAATTTAACGCTTCCCGGAAATATTTTTTTGGCGCCGGTTGCGGGTTATTCCGACAGGAGTTTCCGTTCTATTTGTGTTGATTGGGGTGCGGATTTTACCTATACTGAGATGGTTTCATCGGAAGCGTACATCCGCAACTCGGCGAAAACGGAAAAGCTTATTACTCGTGCGCATAACGAGCGGCGGTATGCGGTACAGATATTCGGGGCAAATCCCGATTTTATGGCAGGGACGGCAGTGCGGATCATCGAACGCTACCACCCCGAATGTATCGACATTAATGCCGGATGCCCTATGCCGAAGATCACTAAAACAGGGGCGGGTTCCGCACTGATGCGGAATCCGGAAAAGCTCTACGCGGTGGTTAAGGCTGTTAAGGACGCAGTAGAGCAAACCGGAGTTGCCGTTCCGGTAACGGTAAAGATACGTTCCGGCTGGTCGCAAACCGAGCTTACTTGGAAGGAGGCCGCAATAGCCGCAGTTGAAGCAGGTGCTGCAGCTCTAACCATTCATCCCCGTACCTGTGCGCAGTGCTACAGCGGAACGGCAGATTGGGATATTTTGGCGCAGCTTGTGCAGATAATGCGGGGGCGTGTTCCCGTATTCGGATCCGGCGATTTATTCAGCCCTCAGGCCGCGTACGATATGCTTGTGTCGACCGGATGCATAGGTGTTATGTTTGCACGCGGAGCTATGGGCAATCCCTTTATCTTCCGGCAAACACGGGAGCTATTGCAAACCGGTGCTTATTCCGAAATAACGCCTGCGGATAAAATTGAGACGGCAAAAAAAGAACTCATGATGCTGTGTGAAAAAGCCGGAGAGCAGACTGCCTGCCGCGAAATGCGCAAGCGATTTGCCGCTTATACTAAGGGAATTGTAGGCGGAGCAAAGCTCCGCGAACAGCTGGTGCAGGCAAGTTCCATACAGGACTATGAAAGGATTTTAAAGAACTTCTCATTGCAGGCGGTGTATCCGCATACCGATAACAATAGGTGA